Sequence from the Bacillus thuringiensis genome:
AAGAATGGCGTTATATTGTGGAATTCCATTTATGATTGTTTGTTTACTGTTTTACCGTGCGACAAAAAATAAGGGAAGCAAGATAGAACATGTTGAAAAAGTAAATACAACAGAAGCAGAAAGTTTATAAATATATTAGAAACTTATGCTAAAAAAAGAGACTGTAAGATTTGTAAACAGTCTCTTTTTTTGTGAAAATAAAGCTGGAAACATACTATAGTATGCAAAGGGGAATTAGCGATGAATCAAGAAGTTTCACAGCTATTAGAACGGATTGATTTACGAAAAGATGAGTTACTAGAGCTTACAAAGACTTTAATTCGTTTTGAAACACCAGCACCGCCGGCGAGAAACACAAATGAGGCACAAGAATTTATTGCAGATTTTCTAAGAAAACGAAATTTTAGTGTTGATAAATGGGATGTATATCCGAATGACCCGAACGTTGTTGGGGTTAGAAAAGGGCTAGAAAGTGACACACATAAAAGTCTTATTATTAATGGACATATGGATGTAGCTGAAGTGACAGCAGATGAGGCGTGGGAAACGAATCCGTTTGAGCCATTTATAAAAGATGGTTGGTTAGTTGGACGTGGTGCGGCAGATATGAAAGGGGGACTGGCTGGGGCACTATTTGCTATTCAGCTTTTACAAGAAGCTGGCATTGAATTACCTGGAGATTTAATCTTTCAATCCGTAATTGGGGAAGAAGTTGGAGAGGCAGGTACACTTCAATGCTGCAAAAGAGGTTATGATGCTGATTTTGCAGTCGTAGTGGATACGAGTGATTTACATATGCAAGGACAGGGCGGCGTAATTACTGGATGGATTACTGTGAAAAGCCCCCAAACGTTTCATGATGCAACACGCAGGCAAATGATCCATGCTGGAGGACGTTTATTCGGAGCGAGTGCAATTGAAAAAATGATGAAAATTGTGCAAAGTTTACAAGAATTAGAGCGTCATTGGGCAGTCATGAAAACATATGAAGGCTATCCATCTGGAACAACAACAATTAATCCAGCTGTTATTGAAGGTGGTCGACATGCAGCGTTTATTGCGGATGAGTGCCGGTTATGGATAACAGTGCACTTTTATCCGAATGAAACACATGAACAAATCGCACAAGAAATTGAAGCGTATATTGGTAAAGTAGCGGCTGCCGATCCATGGTTAAGTGAAAATCCGCCACAATTTAAGTGGGGCGGAGAATCGATGATTGTGGATCGAGGCGAAATTTTCCCTTCTTTAGAAGTAGATAGTGAACATGCAGCTGTAAAAATGCTTAGCTCAGTACACGAATCAATCATATCTAAAAATGCAATTTTAGATATGTCTGCAACGGTAACTGACGGCGGGTGGTTTAGTGAGTTTCACATTCCAGCAATTATATACGGACCAGGTACATTAGAAGAAGCTCATTCTGTAAATGAGAAAGTTGAAATTGAACAGTTAATTGAATTTACAAAAGTGATAACAGCATTTATATATGAATGGTGTCATACCAAAAAATAGATGAGTATGTTGAAATCGTACAGGTATGTATACTTGTACGATTTTTTAGTGAACTATTTCAGAGTTGAACCGAAACAACTGAAATAGTTCTTTGTTTTTCTATGTCTTTCGTTTTAGTTCGATTAATTTCTCTTTCGCTAATTCAACAGCAATTGCATCATCTAAATAGCCAATTGGAAAGAGATAATCAGGGATAATGTCTGTTGATAAAATGAAATACAATAATGCGCCTCCGAGAACCGCACGTTCCTCATTTGAAATAGCCTCATTGCAAAATTGTTGATACATATCCGTTAATTGTTCAATAAAAGGGCCAGCGCTATCGATTTGTTCTAATTTACTTGCAAAACTTTCATGAATCCGTTTTTCACCTTCTGTTGTTTGAGCATAGCGTTCATAGTTTTCGAGTTCTTGTTTTACACGCGTTGTTGTATAGTCGAAATCGAATAAGTTAGAGGATTGCAGCGTTTGCTGAATGGTATCAAGAGATGTGTACATATCCGTCTTTTCTTTATTTATGTGAGGAGAATCAGGATACATTTCATCAAATAACAATTGGGGTGGAACTTGCAAACATTCTGCAAATTTTTGTAGATGTTTTTGTTTTGGCGGTTGTTTACCATTCATAATTCTTGAGATTGTTGCGGGATCAATATTTGTATGCATTCCTAATTGGCGCATGGATAAGGCACGTTCTTTTAAAAGTTTTTTTATTAATATACTAAGCCGCTCATTGGGATTTTCTTTAGGCATAGTGAAGGCACTCCTTTTTTATTGTTGAAAGAATGTTGAGCATTTATTACATGTATATGAAACAGACAGGCACAGTTGCTCAACATTTTCATAAGATGCATGGAAAAGTGAGAAAAAGGGGTGGCTGTTTATGAGTACGGCAGGTCTATTTTCAATTTTTTTAATCGGTATTGCTTCTAATTTAGATAATGCAGGTGTTGGGATTGCATATGGCATTCGTAAAATTCGAATTTCGTGGCTTAACAATTTTATCATCGCATTTTTTGGGTTTTTATTTACTTTATTAGCTGGTTTTTTTGGGAACTGGATAGCGTTATTTATTTCAGAGTTTACTGCAAACCTAATTGGAGCAATCGTTTTAGGTATAATCGGTGTGTTTATTTTGTGCCAGCCTTTCTTGGGGCAAAGAAATACTGTAGGTTCTAAAGATAGTAATGTACTTATGGGCATTTTACGTGATCCAGAAAAAGCAGATTTTGATGGTTCTAAAACAATTAGTTTTTCAGAAGCAATTGTTTTAGGGGTTGCGTTGTCTATTAATAATATTGCAGGTGGGTTTGATGCTGGGGTAACAAACTTGAATCTATGGCTTACAGCAACTATTTCTGGGGTGTTTAGTTTTATTTGTATTAGTGGTTTTGCGTATGTAGGAAAACGATTTTTAGCAGAATACTTAGGGAAATGGGCGACGATAATTGCAGGGGTGTTATTAATTCTTATTGGGATCGATCAGTTGTTGTAAGGAGAGTAGAAAACAAGGTTCGAGTATTTCCTTGGAAATACAGCAAGGGATTGCATATATCGACGTACTTTTCTCCATACTAATACGGATTTCTTTTAAGAAAGGGGGATTTGTATGGGACGCGGGAAAGCATTTGATCATAAGAAAAAAGGGCATGATCACCAACCACCTAAAGGTGCGTTCATTCATAAAGATGTAAATGAACATACTTTGGAAGAGGAAGAGCTACCAGTAAATATTGAGGCGTATAAAAATAGTTTGAAAAAACATTAAAAGCACCTACATAGGTGCTTTTTTTACCGTATATCTTCAATTAATTGTTCGGATTCTTCATGCATACTGTACTCACTTAATACTTGAATGCAAAGCCACTTTAATTCCTCAATCGTATGCTCAAGTTCTTCAGGAAGCACATGATAAATGTCTTCAAGTCCCATCCCGAAATGAATAAGTTCAAGTACTTGATCATCGATGTTCCGATCCATTAATAATTCAAGTACTTCTAAATTGAATATGTATCGGTGAGCTTCGTCGAGTGAAACAACTTTTAACTTCAAGCTTTCTACAATACTCAATATAAAAAGAAGGATTGTCTTTTCAAGAACAGGTTGTTTTCCCATTTGAAATATTAGTTTCATCTTTCACACCTCCACATATAGCGCTAGGTTGTACTATATTATTCAGGAGGGGGGAGCAAATATGCATGATATAGAGAAACTTTCAGTACGGTTTTTGTAAGGGCACGGATAGCTGATAAAGTTGAGGTTTTTATGAAATAAAAAATCCTGCTAGTATAGCAGGATAACTACTCTCAATTAAAAAATGCTCCAACCTTCTTGAGCAGAAAGAAGTTCAAGAATTTTAAAACCAGCGATACTATTTCCGTTTGCATCTAAAGCTGGTCCGAAAATAC
This genomic interval carries:
- the ytaF gene encoding sporulation membrane protein YtaF; protein product: MSTAGLFSIFLIGIASNLDNAGVGIAYGIRKIRISWLNNFIIAFFGFLFTLLAGFFGNWIALFISEFTANLIGAIVLGIIGVFILCQPFLGQRNTVGSKDSNVLMGILRDPEKADFDGSKTISFSEAIVLGVALSINNIAGGFDAGVTNLNLWLTATISGVFSFICISGFAYVGKRFLAEYLGKWATIIAGVLLILIGIDQLL
- a CDS encoding acetylornithine deacetylase yields the protein MNQEVSQLLERIDLRKDELLELTKTLIRFETPAPPARNTNEAQEFIADFLRKRNFSVDKWDVYPNDPNVVGVRKGLESDTHKSLIINGHMDVAEVTADEAWETNPFEPFIKDGWLVGRGAADMKGGLAGALFAIQLLQEAGIELPGDLIFQSVIGEEVGEAGTLQCCKRGYDADFAVVVDTSDLHMQGQGGVITGWITVKSPQTFHDATRRQMIHAGGRLFGASAIEKMMKIVQSLQELERHWAVMKTYEGYPSGTTTINPAVIEGGRHAAFIADECRLWITVHFYPNETHEQIAQEIEAYIGKVAAADPWLSENPPQFKWGGESMIVDRGEIFPSLEVDSEHAAVKMLSSVHESIISKNAILDMSATVTDGGWFSEFHIPAIIYGPGTLEEAHSVNEKVEIEQLIEFTKVITAFIYEWCHTKK
- a CDS encoding DUF1232 domain-containing protein; this translates as MPKENPNERLSILIKKLLKERALSMRQLGMHTNIDPATISRIMNGKQPPKQKHLQKFAECLQVPPQLLFDEMYPDSPHINKEKTDMYTSLDTIQQTLQSSNLFDFDYTTTRVKQELENYERYAQTTEGEKRIHESFASKLEQIDSAGPFIEQLTDMYQQFCNEAISNEERAVLGGALLYFILSTDIIPDYLFPIGYLDDAIAVELAKEKLIELKRKT
- a CDS encoding DUF3969 family protein, which gives rise to MKLIFQMGKQPVLEKTILLFILSIVESLKLKVVSLDEAHRYIFNLEVLELLMDRNIDDQVLELIHFGMGLEDIYHVLPEELEHTIEELKWLCIQVLSEYSMHEESEQLIEDIR